The following proteins come from a genomic window of Salvia hispanica cultivar TCC Black 2014 chromosome 4, UniMelb_Shisp_WGS_1.0, whole genome shotgun sequence:
- the LOC125221722 gene encoding protein CANDIDATE G-PROTEIN COUPLED RECEPTOR 7-like, with amino-acid sequence MRNLLPVLLPLLLIASFASAEIKNLKITSDSRPMILFERFGFTHTGQASITVSSVSVMSNVASPEPSRLGFFLLSEESLIQVLIELQSNPSFCVLDSKYINLLFTFRDLSPPPHSSFSHSYPITSPNEYSLFFANCAPESTVSMNVRTELYNLDGRGDEKDYLSAGLTQLPSLYFCFSVIYVAFLAYWIYALLQNKKSVHRIHLLMGLLVVMKALNLLCAAEDKHYVKVTGTPHGWDVLFYIFQFIRVVLLFTVIVLIGTGWSFLKPFLQEKEKKVLMIVIPLQVLANFASIVIGETGPFIKDWVTWNQVFLLVDIICCCAIIFPIVWSIRSLRETSKTDGKAARNLSKLTLFRQFYIVVIGYLYFTRIVVFALRTIAAYKYQWVANAAEEIASLAFYAIIFYMFRPVEKNEYFALDEEEESAAEMALRDEEFEL; translated from the coding sequence ATGAGAAACCTACTCCCCGTACTCCTTCCGCTCCTCCTCATCGCATCCTTCGCCTCCGCCGAGatcaaaaatctcaaaatcaCCTCCGATTCACGCCCTATGATCCTCTTCGAACGATTCGGATTCACGCACACTGGTCAAGCATCCATCACCGTCTCCTCCGTCTCCGTCATGTCCAACGTCGCCTCGCCGGAGCCCTCACGTCTAGGTTTCTTCCTCCTATCGGAAGAATCCCTAATTCAGGTTCTGATTGAGCTCCAATCAAATCCTTCCTTCTGCGTCCTCGATTCCAAGTACATTAATCTCCTCTTCACCTTCCGCGATCTGTCGCCGCCGCCTCACTCCTCCTTCTCCCACTCCTACCCGATCACATCTCCCAACGAGTACTCGCTCTTCTTCGCCAATTGCGCTCCTGAATCTACTGTGTCGATGAACGTGCGGACCGAGCTGTACAACCTCGACGGCCGTGGGGATGAAAAGGACTACTTATCCGCTGGTTTAACTCAACTGCCGTCGTTGTATTTCTGTTTCTCTGTTATTTATGTAGCGTTTCTGGCGTATTGGATCTATGCGTTGTTGCAAAATAAGAAGTCTGTTCATAGAATCCATTTGCTTATGGGGCTTCTGGTTGTTATGAAAGCATTGAATCTTCTTTGTGCCGCCGAGGATAAACATTATGTGAAGGTCACCGGGACTCCACATGGATGGGATGTGTTGTTTTACATTTTCCAGTTTATTAGGGTTGTTTTGTTGTTTACCGTCATCGTCTTGATCGGTACTGGATGGTCGTTTCTGAAGCCATTTTTgcaggagaaggagaagaaggtGTTGATGATTGTGATCCCATTGCAGGTCTTGGCCAATTTTGCATCCATTGTGATTGGGGAGACAGGTCCCTTTATCAAGGATTGGGTAACTTGGAACCAGGTGTTCCTGTTGGTTGATATAATCTGTTGCTGTGCCATTATTTTCCCAATTGTGTGGTCTATTAGGTCATTGAGGGAGACATCAAAGACTGATGGGAAGGCTGCTAGGAACCTGTCAAAGCTGACTCTGTTTAGGCAGTTTTACATTGTTGTAATTGGGTATCTCTACTTCACAAGGATAGTAGTGTTTGCTCTCAGAACCATTGCTGCCTACAAGTACCAATGGGTGGCTAATGCTGCTGAGGAGATTGCTAGCCTTGCTTTTTACGCTATAATCTTTTACATGTTTAGGCCTGTTGAGAAGAATGAGTACTTTGCACTTGATGAAGAAGAGGAATCTGCTGCAGAGATGGCTCTTAGAGATGAAGAATTCGAGCTTTGA